GGCACGTACATGCACGCGGTCTGTGCCCGCCACCACGGCATCCCATTCTACGTCGCCGCACCGGTGTCCACCTTCGATACCGGGCGCAGGGCCGCAGATGTCACGATCGAGGAGAGAAACGGCGACGAAATCGCTATTTTCAACGGGAGGCGGACAGTCCCGGCAGGCGTACCCTGCACGAACTTCGCCTTCGACAGAACACCCCTCGACCTCGTTTCGGCGATCATGACAGAACGCGGCGTCCTCCACCCACCATACGACAGGATGCCAGATACAGGGAATATTTAAATAATCCCCCCATATTCTCCTACCATGTTTTTCACGGCCTCGCTCTGGAACGACCTGATGATGCTCATCGGAGAGATCACGGTCTTCCTGATCGTCGGGATGCTCATCGGTTCCGTCCTGGTGATGATCGTCGCCGGTCTCTCCATCCAGAGCGGGCAGTTCTATTTCCCGCGCCTGATGACGAGTGGGATGGTCCTCCTCGAGGGCATGATCAAGGGGATGTGCAGGTTCTTCGGCTTCGACGACAAGGACCTCATCCAGTTCTTCATCAGGCTCCACAACACGATGAACATGAAGAATTTTGTGGAGACTCCGGTCGAAAAGCGGGCGATCTTCCTGCCGCAGTGCCTGCGGTCGGCCAGGTGCCCGGCCCACCTCACGCCAGAGGGCCTCTCCTGCCGGCGGTGCGGGCAGTGCGATATCGGCAGGGACATCGACCGTCTCCAGGCGATGGGCTACCAGGTCTTCATCGTGCCGGGCTCCACCTTCATGAAGAGGATCATAAAGAAGTACCGCCCCGAGGCGATCATCGGTGTCGGGTGCCTGATGGAAGTAAAGGAGGGGCTCGAACTCTGCGACCGCATCGGCATGGTCGTGATGGGCGTTGTCACGATGAAGGACGGGTGCGTGGAGACCGTCCTCAACTGGGACGAACTCCTTGAGATCGCCTCCACCGGGGTCACTGCGCCTGATTCGCAATGACCTTTATGTTCCTGCCGACAAGGCTCTCGCTTGAGATACTGCCATAGACATAGACTGTGGCCTCGCTCCTCACCTCGCCGACCTTGATGCCAGGCCGCAGGATGATGTCGCCTCCGGCAGAGACAGACCCCAGGACGACGTCGTCGGAGATGGTCACGTCCTCCCCGACCGTGAGCGACCCCCCGATCCTGACCCCGCGACCGATCACACCCGACCGGCAGGTGACGTCCCCGCCGACGGTCGAAGAGGGGCCGAGTTCCAGGCAGCCGTCGACGTCGAGGCGGCCCCAGAAATGGGTCTCGGGCGGGACGATGAAGTCCCCGGGGATGTGGACGTTCCCGTCGAAATAAGAGCCTTTCGGTGCGATGTAGGTGTTCCCGCGCTGATAGACCTTCATGCTGTAAACACGATCATGCCGTGCATGGGAAGAATAGTTTTCGGTTTGTTTATATGAGGGATGATGAAATCAGGTGTCCGTATAAGTGATCTTCTCTCACCGGCCAGCCTATAATCCCTCAATTCACCGGGCAAACCTGATAATCCATCTGCGTCCCTCAGAGGAGGACGGCAGCGGCCGTAAAGACGAGGAGGGAGAGGAACATCCCTTTCTTCAGGGTGGAGGTGACCCGTGACGACCTGATGCAGGCCGGCGTCGTGCACCCCCGCACCCCTGCGGCGCCGAGGAGGACGGCGGCATTGAGGAGGCCGATGGCAAGGAGGTACGGGAGGCCCCACCACCGGAAGACCGGGAGCATGGAGAGGACCATGGCGGCCGCGGCGAAGGCGAAGGCAAGGACGATCGTTCGGGGGATGCCGAGGACCATCGGCAGGGTCCGCGCCCCGCCGGCGGCGTCGCCCTCCACGTCCTCGGCGTCCTTGAGCACTTCCCGCGCCACCATCGCAAGGAAGGTGACCCCCGCAACAGGGAGGTTCGCCGCAAGGCCGTCTGGCCCGGCAAGGGCGCCGCCGAAGAGGAAGATCGAGGCCGAGAGATAGGCGACCGCCAGGTTGCCGACAAAGGGCATGCCCTTCAGGCGTGCAGCGTACAGCACCAGGAGGGCGGAGTTGAAGAGGGCGATCGCAAGGCAGGAGAGGTTTGTCGTCAGGGCGAGGAGGTTGCCGGCCGCAAAGAGGAGGGCGGCATAGATGAGGGCGCCCCGGCGCGAGACTTTCCCTGCGGGTATCGGCCTGTCAGGCCTGTTGACGGCGTCGATCTCCGCGTCGCAGTAGTCGTTGATGACATTGCCCGCGGCGGTGATCAGGGCGACGATCCCGATGAGGGACGCGGACTCCGGAGTGACCGTTCCGGTGGCGATGAGGTAGCCGAGCACCCCGGCAAGCCCGGCGACGACCGAGTTGACCGGGCGGGTGATCGAGACATAACCGTGCATTCGGAAAAGAGGTGTGAGGGGGAGGTATTTCAATACTCACACCACGGTGACGGTGACCGGATACAATAGGTCACCCCGAAGCGTTGTGGTGTCGACCATCGCCTTCCCAATACAGTTCACCGGGGGACTACGCCGAAAATCAGAGATTTTCTCGTGTTCACTCCGTTCGCAGCCCCCGAACCCCCGCTCAGGATTAGGTCGGGAAAGAGCGAACACTGCATTCAGAAGAGGGGGGCTGCCATAACTTCCCTATCCCAATGGGTGGGAGAAATGGCTTTGCCACCGCTAGCACCACTCTAGAACAAGAATTCTGCATAGCATTATTCTGAAGATTTGATTATGAGCATATCCCAAAACTCTCGTTCACTCTCCCCATTTCTGCATGGGAGCTCGGGAGAAAACTTCATGATCGGGTCGATGTCTTCCCGAATTCCATGAAGAGTCATGCGAAACCACCGCCTTCCCCCACCTCTTTGCCGGGGGACTGACGCCCCCGGACCCCCGAAAATAGGATAGGACGGGGGAAGGATAATCCCTGCATATCGAAGAAGACTGCCATCCACTCCCTATCGTAATGGTGGGGGAACCGGGGGGTGAAACCCCCCGGACAGACACAAGAACAGGATTTTTCAGAACCAAATACCGATCATTCCATCGACAGGACAGAGGGTATGATCAGTTTTGGGATGACCTCTATCATTACCCCTAAGGCGGTGCGAACGTCGATGACGGCAAGAAGGGGGCCTAAGAACAGCGGCAGTGAAGCGCGTCATCGCCTCACCGCCGCGTAGCCCACCGTCCATCCCGGCCTCGCGGGCGGGTCGGTGGCGAGCACCTCCTGCCAGGCCTCGTCGGTGAGTCTGCCCGAGAGGGGGACGGTGAACTCGTAGTACGAGAAGACCGGGCCGGCCGCGAGGAAGGGCCGGCCGTCAGGGCCGGGGCAGGCGACGACGACCAGGTTCACATACCCGACCCCCTCCTCCAGGACGAGGCTGTCGTACGGGTCTGTGTGCACGTCGGCGACGACAGCGGTCGTCATCCCGTCTTCGTCGACGCCGACGACGAGTTGGTCGAGGGAGGAGGCGACGCCCCTGATGAAGGCCTCGTCGTCAGGGGTGAGGGCCTCGCCTTCGAGTTCCTTCACCGAGATCGCCTCCAGGCGTGCGAGGACGGCTTCGAGGGAACGCAGGCGGGACCCGGAGGTCTCGTCCAGGGCGCCGAGGTCGCCAAGGCCCTCGCGGGTCATCGCGGTGAGGGCGAGGAGGCGGTGATAGAGTTCTGGCACAGGCTCGACGTACCCCGCGACCTCCTGTTCAGGCGGGCGGTAGGCCATCCCCTTTCCCATCGTGTAACTCTGCTTGGCGTACAGGATGGTGTCGCGGCGGAGTTCTGTCCATGAGGCGAGGGAAGTGGTGAGTTCCTTCTCCTGCCAGGCCGTCGTCTGCATGAAGGTCGGGTAGCCCTCCCCGAAACCGGCAAGGAGGGGCTGGAGGGTGTGGAGCCAGCCGATGGCAAGGTTCCTGTTCCACGCGCTCTCGTTCTGCGGGAGTTCCCCGGCCAGGCGGCCGGCGATGGCG
Above is a genomic segment from Methanofollis sp. containing:
- a CDS encoding geranylgeranylglycerol-phosphate geranylgeranyltransferase; amino-acid sequence: MHGYVSITRPVNSVVAGLAGVLGYLIATGTVTPESASLIGIVALITAAGNVINDYCDAEIDAVNRPDRPIPAGKVSRRGALIYAALLFAAGNLLALTTNLSCLAIALFNSALLVLYAARLKGMPFVGNLAVAYLSASIFLFGGALAGPDGLAANLPVAGVTFLAMVAREVLKDAEDVEGDAAGGARTLPMVLGIPRTIVLAFAFAAAAMVLSMLPVFRWWGLPYLLAIGLLNAAVLLGAAGVRGCTTPACIRSSRVTSTLKKGMFLSLLVFTAAAVLL
- a CDS encoding polymer-forming cytoskeletal protein — encoded protein: MKVYQRGNTYIAPKGSYFDGNVHIPGDFIVPPETHFWGRLDVDGCLELGPSSTVGGDVTCRSGVIGRGVRIGGSLTVGEDVTISDDVVLGSVSAGGDIILRPGIKVGEVRSEATVYVYGSISSESLVGRNIKVIANQAQ
- a CDS encoding DUF116 domain-containing protein codes for the protein MFFTASLWNDLMMLIGEITVFLIVGMLIGSVLVMIVAGLSIQSGQFYFPRLMTSGMVLLEGMIKGMCRFFGFDDKDLIQFFIRLHNTMNMKNFVETPVEKRAIFLPQCLRSARCPAHLTPEGLSCRRCGQCDIGRDIDRLQAMGYQVFIVPGSTFMKRIIKKYRPEAIIGVGCLMEVKEGLELCDRIGMVVMGVVTMKDGCVETVLNWDELLEIASTGVTAPDSQ